From the Phyllopteryx taeniolatus isolate TA_2022b chromosome 20, UOR_Ptae_1.2, whole genome shotgun sequence genome, one window contains:
- the inhbaa gene encoding inhibin subunit beta Aa, with protein MSALTALSGAVLLLLLPHVCRSSSDPAPRSLAADPAAGHCPSCALAGMRGGPAEEPEEEEAQREVVEAVKRHILNMLHLHARPNITRPVPRAALLNALRKLHVGRVADDGSVHIGGEEAEGGGWRGEGGAEGGGGGAARARDDDERDATEIITFAEAGETRDTVTFVLSKDDGGGGEVSLVEQANVWLFLRLAKNNRSRAKVTIRLFQRGAASSSPQDDVLLAEKTVDTRRSGWHTFPVLAAVQALLERTDGAGAALAVRVSCPLCAGFGATPVLVSAGEASQRRGGQREQSQREQSHRPFLMAAVRPEDSGDSRRRRKRGLECDGKVRVCCKRQFYVNFKDIGWNDWIIAPSGYHANYCEGECPSHVASITGSALSFHSTVISHYRMRGYSPFQNLRSCCVPTRLRAMSMLYYNEEHKIIKKDIDNMIVDECGCS; from the exons ATGTCCGCCTTGACCGCGCTGAGCGGCGCCGtcctgctcctgctcctgcCGCACGTCTGTCGGTCGTCGTCGGACCCGGCGCCGCGCTCCCTGGCCGCCGACCCCGCCGCCGGGCACTGCCCCTCCTGCGCCCTGGCCGGGATGCGCGGCGGTCCGGCCGAGGAgcccgaggaggaggaggcgcagCGGGAAGTGGTGGAGGCGGTCAAGCGGCACATCCTCAACATGCTCCACCTCCACGCGCGCCCCAACATCACCCGGCCCGTGCCCCGCGCCGCGCTCCTCAACGCCCTGCGGAAGCTGCACGTGGGCCGGGTGGCGGACGACGGCAGCGTGCACATCGGGGGGGAGGAGGCCGAGGgcggggggtggcggggggaaGGCGGCGCcgaaggagggggaggaggggcgGCTCGCGCCCGAGACGACGACGAGCGAGACGCCACCGAGATCATCACCTTTGCCGAGGCCG GTGAGACGCGGGACACGGTGACCTTCGTGCTGTCCAAAgatgacggcggcggcggcgaggtGTCTCTGGTGGAGCAGGCCAACGTGTGGCTCTTCCTGCGCTTGGCCAAGAACAACCGCAGCCGCGCCAAGGTGACCATCCGCCTGTTCCAGCGCGGCGCCGCCTCATCTTCGCCGCAGGATGACGTCTTGCTGGCGGAGAAGACGGTGGACACCCGCCGCAGCGGCTGGCACACCTTCCCGGTGTTGGCCGCGGTCCAGGCGCTTCTGGAGCGCACGGACGGGGCGGGCGCGGCGCTCGCCGTCAGGGTGTCCTGCCCGCTCTGCGCCGGCTTCGGCGCCACGCCCGTGCTGGTGTCCGCCGGCGAAGCGTCGCAGCGACGCGGCGGCCAGCGCGAGCAATCCCAACGGGAGCAATCCCACCGGCCCTTCCTGATGGCGGCGGTGCGGCCGGAGGACTCGGGCGACTCTCGGCGGCGGCGAAAGCGAGGCCTGGAGTGCGACGGCAAAGTGCGCGTGTGCTGCAAGCGCCAGTTCTACGTCAACTTCAAAGACATCGGGTGGAACGACTGGATCATCGCGCCCAGCGGCTACCACGCCAACTACTGCGAGGGCGAGTGCCCGTCGCACGTGGCCAGCATCACGGGCTCGGCGCTGTCCTTTCACTCCACCGTCATCAGCCATTACCGCATGCGGGGCTACAGTCCCTTCCAGAACCTGCGCTCCTGCTGCGTGCCCACGCGGCTGCGCGCCATGTCTATGCTCTACTACAACGAGGAGCACAAGATCATCAAGAAGGACATCGACAACATGATCGTGGACGAGTGCGGATGCTCCTAG